The Pedococcus dokdonensis region CTGCCCCTGTCGCGGCTGCTCAACTTCTACGTGGGCGCCACTGCCGGGCTGCACCGGATCACCGGCGACTTCCTCGGCGAGAGCCCGGCCAAGACGCCGTTCGTGATCGGGGTGGCCGGCTCGGTCGCCGTGGGCAAGTCCACCACCGCCCGCCTCCTCAAGGAGCTGCTGTCCCGCTGGCCCGGCACCCCCGAGGTCGAGCTCGTCACCACCGACGGGTTCCTCTACCCCAATGCCGAGCTCGAGAGCCGCAACCTGTTGCAGCGCAAGGGTTTCCCTGAGTCCTACGATCGCCGGGCACTGCTGCGCTTCGTTGCCGAGGTGAAGTCCGGCAAGGCGGAGGTGAGCGCCCCCGTCTACTCACACCTCACCTACGACATCGTCCCCGGTGAGCGGATCGTGGTGCGCCAGCCGGACGTCCTCATCGTCGAGGGCCTCAACGTGCTCCAGGCGCCGCGTCTGCACGAGGACGGTCGCAGCGGCCTCGCCGTGAGCGACTTCTTCGACTTCTCGGTCTATGTCGACGCCCACCTCGACGACATCCGGCAGTGGTACGTCGACCGGTTCCTGCGCCTGCGCGAGACCGCCTTCGCCGACCCTGACTCCTACTTCCACCGGTATGCCGCGCTGTCCGACGAGCAGGCCCGCGAGACCGCCGCCCGGATCTGGAGGACCATCAACGAGGTCAACCTGCGCGAGAACGTGCTCCCCACCCGCAGCCGGGCCACCCTCGTGCTGGCCAAGGGCAAGGACCACAGCGTCCGCCGGATCCGTCTCCGCAAGCTCTGAGGCAGGTAGGCCGTGCGGCCGGCCACGCGGCACACCCCGCCTCGGCGCATGATGGGGGTATGAGCGAGCAGACGCCTGCCACCCGGACCGAGCACGACTCGATGGGCGACGTGGAGGTGCCGGCCGACGCCTTGTGGGGCGCGCAGACCGCCCGCGCGGTCGAGAACTTCCCGATCTCGGGCCAACCGGTGCCGACCGGGGTGGTGCACGCCCTCGCGCAGCTCAAGGCTGCCGCAGCCGAGGTGAACGCCGAGCTGGGTGTGCTCGAACGCCCGATGGCCGAGGCCGTCGCGGCTGCGGCGACGGAGGTCGCCGACGGGCAGCACGACGACCAGTTCCCGATCGACGTCTTCCAGACCGGCTCGGGCACGTCGACCAACATGAACGTCAACGAGGTCGTCGCGCGGATCGCCCACCTGGCGACCGACCAGGCCGTCCACCCGAACGACCACGTCAACGCCGGCCAGTCGAGCAACGACACCTTCCCCAGCGCGCTGCGGATCGCCGCCACCCTCGCCGTGCACCGCGACCTGGCGCCGAGCCTGCTGCACCTCGCTAAGTCGTTGCGGGCCAAGGAGACCGAGTTCGTCGACGTCGTCAAGGCCGGGCGCACGCACCTGATGGACGCGGTGCCGGTGACGCTCGGGCAGGAGTTCGGGGGCTATGCACGGCAGGTGGAGCTCGGCGCCGAACGGGTGCTCGTGGCCGCGCAGGCGACGTCCGAGCTCCCCCTGGGCGGTACCGCAGCAGGCACCGGCCTCAACGCCGCTCCGGGCTTCGCCAGGGCCGTCATCGAACGGGTCAGCGAGCGGACGGGAATGGCCTTCCGTGAGGCGGCCGACCACTTCGAGGCGCAGTCCGCCCAGGACGCCGTGGTCGAGCTCAGCGGGGCGCTCAAGGTGGTCGCCGTCAGCCTCACCAAGATCTGCAACGACCTGCGCTGGATGTCGTCCGGTCCGCGCTCCGGGCTCGGCGAGATCCACCTGCCCGACCTCCAACCCGGGTCGAGCATCATGCCCGGCAAGGTCAACCCGGTGCTGCCCGAGGCCACCCTGATGGTGTGCGCCCAGGTGATCGGCAACGACGCCGCGATCACGGTGGCCGGTGCCTCAGGGGCCTTCGAGCTCAACGTGATGCTGCCCGTCATGGCCCGCAACATCCTCGAGTCGGCCACCCTGCTGGCCGCCGCGGCCCGGGTGCTGGCCGACCGCTGCGTCGACGGCATCGAGGCCGACGTCGAGCGCTCCCGAGGGCTGGCGGAGGGGTCTCCCTCGATCGTCACGCCACTCAACCGCTACATCGGCTACGAGGCGGCCGCAGCGGTCGCCAAGCAGTCGATCAAGGAGCGCCGCTCGATCCGCGACGTCGTCATCGAGCGTGGCCACGTGGCCAACGGCGAGCTCACCGAGCAGCAGCTCGACGAGGCGCTGGACGTCCTGGCGATGACCCGCCCACCGCGCTGAGGCGCGGGTCGGCTCAGTACCAGTGCGGGGAGCGGCTCTGCCACGCACCCCAGGCGCCGCACGGGGTGCCGTAGGAGCTCTTGATGTACTTCAGGCCCCAGCGGATCTGGGTGACCGGGTTGGTGCGCCAGTCGGAGGCGATGGTGGCCATCTTGGAGCCGGGCAGCGACTGCGGGATGCCGTAGGCGCCGGACGAGGAGTTCTCGGCGGTGTAGCGCCAACCGCTCTCGCCCATCCAGAGGTTGTCGAGGCAGCTCCACTGGCTGTCGTCGAAGCCGAACTCGGGCATCAGCGCGCGGGCTGCGGCGCGGGGGTCGGCCTGCGCATTGGCCAGGATGGCCTGCTTCTTGGCGGCGAGCGCCTTGCGGGCCTTCTCGCGGGCGACCTTCTTGGCGGCCTCGCGACGCGCCTTGTCGGCCGCCTTCGCAGCGGCGATCGCGGCGACGCGGTCCTTCTCCTGCGCGGCGGCGATGCTGGCGTTGGTGTTGTTGCGGTCGGCGGCGAGGCGCGCGGTGTCCTCGATCTGGGCGTCCGCGAGCTCGTTGGCCTGGGCGATCGCCTCGGTGCTGACCGTGAACGCGGCCGCACCGGTCTGGCGCTCGTCGGCGGCCTGGTAGCCGGCGGCGGTGGTCGCGACGACCGCGAGCAGCACGCTGGAGGTCACGGCGGGGCGACGGATCGCCTTCGTGAGACCGGAGGAGGAGCGATGGGCTCGCCTGCCGCGGGTCGACACGTTGCGGTGCCGTCCCTGGTAGGGCTGACTCATACGGGGTTCCTCCAAAGAGAAGGCCACCGCATGCGTGGGTGGCCTCTGAGATCGGTGCCGGGGGGATGTATTCGCCGAAGTCGCCCTACGGACTGCGCGGCTGCACCAACAGCCCAACAGAACAGCGTCCCGGCACGTTATGAAACCGAGACCTTACCTCAGGGGCCACGACGAAATCGAATCGTCAACCACATTCTGGTGCCCCTGTGACGGATGTGACGACTGAGTCATCCTTTCGGTGGAGGGGAACCGCCGGAACCGGGCCAATCCGGCGATTCCCCGCCCCTCCTCAGACCTCGAGGCCCTCCAGCAGGTCGGTCACCAGTGCCGCGATCGGGCTGCGCTCGCTGCGGGTCAGCGTCACGTGCGCGAAGAGCGGGTGGCCCTTGAGCGCCTCGATGACCGCTGCGACGCCGTCGTGCCGGCCGACGCGCAGGTTGTCGCGCTGGGCGACGTCGTGGGTGAGCACGACCCGGGAGTTCTGGCCGATCCGCGACAGCACGGTGAGCAGCACGTTGCGCTCGAGGCTCTGGGCCTCGTCGACGATCACGAACGCGTCGTGCAGCGAGCGGCCACGGATGTGCGTCAGGGGCAGGACCTCGAGCATGCCTCGGTCCATGATCTCCTCGACCACCTCGTGTGAGACCAGCGCGCCGAGGGTGTCGAAGACCGCCTGGGCCCACGGCCCCATCTTCTCCGACTCGCTCCCCGGCAGGTAGCCCAGCTCCTGGCCGCCCACGGCATACAAGGGGCGGAAGACGACGACCTTGCGGTGCTGGCGCCGCTCCATGACCGCCTCGATGCCGGCGCACAGCGCCAGGGCGGACTTCCCGGTGCCGGCCCGCCCGCCGAGCGACACGATGCCCACGTCGGGGTCGAGCAGGATGTCGAGCGCGATCCGCTGCTCGGCGCTGCGGCCGTGCAGGCCGAACGCGTCGCGGTCGCCGCGCACGAGGCGCACCTGCTTGTCGGCGCCGACCCGCCCCAGACCGCTTCCCCGCGGCGAGAGCAGGACGACCCCGGTGTGGCAGGGCATCTCGGCGGCAGTCGCGTTCTCGATCCGGCCGTGCTCGTAGAGCGCGTCCATCTCCTCGACCGTGACGTCGAGCTCGGCCATGCCCGTCCAGCCGGTGTCGACGGTGAGCTCGGCGCGGTACTCCTCCGCGACCAGCCCGACCGCGGACGCCTTGACCCGCATCGGCAGGTCCTTGCTGACGATCGTGACGTCGAAGCCCTCGTTGGACAGGTTCTTGGCCACCGACAGGATGCGGGTGTCGTTGTCGCCCAGCCGGAAACCGGCCGGCAGCGAGGTCGGGTCGGTGTGGTTCAGCTCGACCCGCAGCGTGCCACCGTCGGTGCCGACCGAGACCGGCGCGTCGAGCCGGCCCTGGCTGATCCGCAGGTCGTCGAGCAGCCGCAGTGCCTGCCGGGCGAAGTAGCCCAGCTCGGGGTGGTGCCGTTTCGCCTCGAGCTCGGTCACCACCACGACCGGCAGCACCACTTCGTGCTCCTTGAACCGCACCATCGCCCGTGGGTCGGACAGGAGCACCGAGGTGTCGAGCACGAAGGTCCTGGTCCCGGTCGCCTGGAGCTCGGGCGCGGTCGCCTTGGGCTTGCGCTTGGCCGCGGGTGTTTCCCGCGGCGCAGCCGGAGAGGTCGAGGTACGACGGGTGCTGTCGGGGTTCGAGGCCAATGTCTCTCCTTGGCACAACGCGCGCTTCGGCGCGGTGCGCCTACTCGCGAACGAGGTGCCGGGACCAGGTCAACCCAGTGCGGGTGGGCCGGTTCCGGCCCTCCGCTCGGAGCTGGATCTGCTCCATAGGTTGGCCTCCCCGAACGCGCGACGGGTGCCCCGCGTCACTACGGACGGTACGACCGACGTCGCCCCGGGGAAGGCAGGCTCGCGGCGTGTCATCCAGAGTTAACCCGTTGGCCCGATCCGCCCCTCGGACGTTGGTATGCCGCCCGCCCGACTCGGGTGCGCCCCTAGCCGCCGAACCTGCGGTTGCGCTCGGCGTAGGCACGCAGCGCGCGGAGGAAGTCGACGTGCCGGAAGTCGGGCCAGTAGGCCTCGCAGAAGTAGAACTCGCTGTGCGCGCTCTGCCAGAGCAGGAACCCCGACAGCCGCTGCTCCCCCGAGGTGCGGATCACGAGGTCGGGGTCGGGCTGGCCCTTGGTGTAGAGGTGCTCCGCGATGTGCTCGACCTGGAGGGTCTCGGCGAGCTCCTCGATGGTGGTGCCGTTCGCGGCGTGCGAGACCAGCATCGAGCGGACGGCGTCGGTGATCTCCTGGCGCCCGCCGTAGCCGACCGCGACGTTCACGGTCATGCCCTGGACGCCTTCGGTGAGGTCGGCCGCCTCCTTGAGCCGGCGGGCCGTCTCGGCCGGCAGGAGGTCGAGCGAGCCCACCGGGTTGATCACCCAGCGCTTGGTCTGGGCGAGGTCGGTCACGGTCGTCTCGATGATCGACAGGAGCGGCACGACCTCGGCAGGGGGCCGGTTGAGGTTGTCGGTCGAGAGCAGCCACAAGGTGACGACCTCGACGCGGGCCTCCTCGCACCAGTCCAGGAAGCCGGCGATGTTGTCGGCCCCGGCCTGGTGGCCTTCCTTGGTGCCGTGACCACGGGCCTTGGCCCAGCGGCGGTTGCCGTCCAGCATCACGCCGACGTGGCGCGGGAGCGTCTCCTTGGAGAGGCGACGGCTCAGCTGCCGCTCGTACGCGGCATACAGGAGGTCGGACAGAGCCACCCCACCACG contains the following coding sequences:
- a CDS encoding aggregation-promoting factor C-terminal-like domain-containing protein; this translates as MSQPYQGRHRNVSTRGRRAHRSSSGLTKAIRRPAVTSSVLLAVVATTAAGYQAADERQTGAAAFTVSTEAIAQANELADAQIEDTARLAADRNNTNASIAAAQEKDRVAAIAAAKAADKARREAAKKVAREKARKALAAKKQAILANAQADPRAAARALMPEFGFDDSQWSCLDNLWMGESGWRYTAENSSSGAYGIPQSLPGSKMATIASDWRTNPVTQIRWGLKYIKSSYGTPCGAWGAWQSRSPHWY
- a CDS encoding PhoH family protein, producing the protein MVRFKEHEVVLPVVVVTELEAKRHHPELGYFARQALRLLDDLRISQGRLDAPVSVGTDGGTLRVELNHTDPTSLPAGFRLGDNDTRILSVAKNLSNEGFDVTIVSKDLPMRVKASAVGLVAEEYRAELTVDTGWTGMAELDVTVEEMDALYEHGRIENATAAEMPCHTGVVLLSPRGSGLGRVGADKQVRLVRGDRDAFGLHGRSAEQRIALDILLDPDVGIVSLGGRAGTGKSALALCAGIEAVMERRQHRKVVVFRPLYAVGGQELGYLPGSESEKMGPWAQAVFDTLGALVSHEVVEEIMDRGMLEVLPLTHIRGRSLHDAFVIVDEAQSLERNVLLTVLSRIGQNSRVVLTHDVAQRDNLRVGRHDGVAAVIEALKGHPLFAHVTLTRSERSPIAALVTDLLEGLEV
- a CDS encoding isoprenyl transferase; this translates as MALSDLLYAAYERQLSRRLSKETLPRHVGVMLDGNRRWAKARGHGTKEGHQAGADNIAGFLDWCEEARVEVVTLWLLSTDNLNRPPAEVVPLLSIIETTVTDLAQTKRWVINPVGSLDLLPAETARRLKEAADLTEGVQGMTVNVAVGYGGRQEITDAVRSMLVSHAANGTTIEELAETLQVEHIAEHLYTKGQPDPDLVIRTSGEQRLSGFLLWQSAHSEFYFCEAYWPDFRHVDFLRALRAYAERNRRFGG
- a CDS encoding class II fumarate hydratase; protein product: MSEQTPATRTEHDSMGDVEVPADALWGAQTARAVENFPISGQPVPTGVVHALAQLKAAAAEVNAELGVLERPMAEAVAAAATEVADGQHDDQFPIDVFQTGSGTSTNMNVNEVVARIAHLATDQAVHPNDHVNAGQSSNDTFPSALRIAATLAVHRDLAPSLLHLAKSLRAKETEFVDVVKAGRTHLMDAVPVTLGQEFGGYARQVELGAERVLVAAQATSELPLGGTAAGTGLNAAPGFARAVIERVSERTGMAFREAADHFEAQSAQDAVVELSGALKVVAVSLTKICNDLRWMSSGPRSGLGEIHLPDLQPGSSIMPGKVNPVLPEATLMVCAQVIGNDAAITVAGASGAFELNVMLPVMARNILESATLLAAAARVLADRCVDGIEADVERSRGLAEGSPSIVTPLNRYIGYEAAAAVAKQSIKERRSIRDVVIERGHVANGELTEQQLDEALDVLAMTRPPR
- the coaA gene encoding type I pantothenate kinase encodes the protein MAPVSHPANGNVALPSPYVELDRAAWARLRENQPLSLDADDLTRLQGLGERIDLTEVEEVYLPLSRLLNFYVGATAGLHRITGDFLGESPAKTPFVIGVAGSVAVGKSTTARLLKELLSRWPGTPEVELVTTDGFLYPNAELESRNLLQRKGFPESYDRRALLRFVAEVKSGKAEVSAPVYSHLTYDIVPGERIVVRQPDVLIVEGLNVLQAPRLHEDGRSGLAVSDFFDFSVYVDAHLDDIRQWYVDRFLRLRETAFADPDSYFHRYAALSDEQARETAARIWRTINEVNLRENVLPTRSRATLVLAKGKDHSVRRIRLRKL